In a genomic window of Saccharothrix sp. HUAS TT1:
- a CDS encoding type 1 glutamine amidotransferase domain-containing protein, whose amino-acid sequence MTRRVLVVLSEYGYWGEELVGPLEAFDARGYQVTFVTPTGKRAHALPPSMDADYIDPPLGRTVTTPEMARAVRALDESDRLDNPLSLADLIPERPYNSSINHLRELEAYHRALQPAVDDLVAAYDALVLVGGSGPLVDMVNNERLHEVTLAFHAADKPILAECYGVTVLAFARDWESRQSIIYGKHVTGHPKEYDYKDGTGFLGVDFNMGPPPFPLEYILRDATGAFGGFHGNVGKELSVIVDHPFVTARSTPDSALSGELLVQMLENGLRRYGW is encoded by the coding sequence GTGACCCGACGAGTTCTCGTGGTGCTGTCCGAGTACGGCTACTGGGGGGAGGAGCTGGTCGGTCCGCTGGAGGCGTTCGACGCCCGCGGCTACCAGGTCACCTTCGTCACCCCCACCGGCAAGCGCGCCCACGCGCTGCCGCCGAGCATGGACGCCGACTACATCGACCCGCCGCTGGGCCGCACGGTGACCACGCCGGAGATGGCCCGCGCCGTCCGCGCCCTGGACGAGTCCGACCGGCTGGACAACCCGCTCAGCCTGGCCGACCTCATCCCCGAGCGGCCCTACAACAGCTCGATCAACCACCTGCGCGAGCTGGAGGCGTACCACCGCGCCCTGCAGCCCGCGGTGGACGACCTGGTCGCGGCCTACGACGCGCTCGTGCTCGTCGGCGGCTCCGGCCCGCTGGTCGACATGGTCAACAACGAACGCCTGCACGAGGTCACCCTCGCCTTCCACGCCGCGGACAAGCCGATCCTCGCGGAGTGCTACGGCGTCACCGTGCTGGCCTTCGCCCGCGACTGGGAGTCCCGCCAGAGCATCATCTACGGCAAGCACGTCACGGGGCACCCGAAGGAGTACGACTACAAGGACGGCACCGGCTTCCTCGGCGTCGACTTCAACATGGGCCCGCCCCCGTTCCCGCTGGAGTACATCCTGCGCGACGCGACCGGCGCCTTCGGCGGCTTCCACGGCAACGTCGGCAAGGAGCTGTCGGTAATCGTGGACCACCCGTTCGTCACCGCGCGGTCCACTCCGGACTCCGCGCTGTCCGGTGAGCTGCTGGTGCAGATGCTGGAGAACGGCCTCCGCCGCTACGGCTGGTAG
- a CDS encoding thiamine pyrophosphate-binding protein codes for MSKRPGRVAIFEQFAADGIKHMFGNPGTVEQGMLDAMGQSEMAYVLALQESVAVAMADGYARASQGPGLVQLHTGVGLGNAVGMLYQAKRGGSPLVVIAGDAGVRYDAMDAQMAVDLVGMAEPVTKYATRVTDPGSVLRVLRRAVKIAMTPPRGPVFVALPADVLDAVTEEPAIRTVVPSTRVLPEPALVAQMAAVLSGGKRPLVLMGDGVATSGAQRELATVAQLLGARVYGVNSSEVNLDAADPSYAGNVGHMFGADSARIVADADRVLIVGTYVFPEVFPKLDNPFSRDAKIVHVDLDSYEIAKNHPVDIGVVADPKLTLAALAVELGHQGGAAATRPVSRANRVAPSGPPSVLELFTERLAQQAPNDLILFDEALTAGEPLGRHLPAREPGRFFQTRGGSLGIGIPGALGAKLARPDQPVIAFTGDGGSMYTIQALWTAARYGIGAKFVICNNGRYRLLDHNIDQYWREQGIEAHEPPSAFDLSKPAIGFTQLAASLGVPGRRVSRLREVDGAVAEMLSHDGPFLIDLVIE; via the coding sequence ATGAGCAAACGACCGGGACGGGTCGCGATCTTCGAGCAGTTCGCGGCCGACGGTATCAAGCACATGTTCGGCAACCCGGGCACCGTCGAGCAGGGCATGCTCGACGCGATGGGGCAGTCCGAGATGGCCTACGTGCTGGCGCTGCAGGAGAGCGTGGCCGTGGCGATGGCCGACGGGTACGCCCGCGCCTCGCAGGGTCCGGGCCTGGTGCAGCTGCACACCGGTGTCGGCCTCGGCAACGCCGTCGGCATGCTCTACCAGGCGAAGCGGGGCGGCTCGCCGCTGGTCGTGATCGCCGGTGACGCCGGGGTGCGCTACGACGCGATGGACGCGCAGATGGCCGTCGACCTGGTCGGCATGGCCGAGCCGGTGACGAAGTACGCCACCCGGGTCACCGACCCGGGGTCGGTGCTGCGGGTGCTGCGCCGGGCGGTGAAGATCGCGATGACGCCGCCGCGCGGGCCGGTGTTCGTGGCGCTGCCCGCCGACGTGCTGGACGCCGTCACCGAGGAGCCCGCGATCCGGACCGTGGTGCCGTCCACCCGCGTGCTGCCCGAGCCCGCCCTCGTGGCGCAGATGGCCGCCGTGCTGAGCGGCGGCAAGCGGCCGCTGGTGCTGATGGGCGACGGCGTCGCGACCAGCGGCGCGCAGCGCGAGCTGGCCACCGTGGCGCAGCTGCTGGGGGCCAGGGTGTACGGGGTGAACTCCTCGGAGGTCAACCTGGACGCGGCCGACCCGTCGTACGCGGGCAACGTCGGCCACATGTTCGGCGCCGACAGCGCGCGCATCGTGGCCGACGCGGACCGCGTGCTGATCGTGGGGACGTACGTGTTCCCCGAGGTGTTCCCGAAGCTGGACAACCCGTTCTCCCGGGACGCGAAGATCGTCCACGTCGACCTCGACTCGTACGAGATCGCCAAGAACCACCCGGTGGACATCGGCGTGGTGGCCGACCCGAAGCTCACGCTCGCGGCGCTGGCCGTGGAGCTGGGCCACCAGGGCGGCGCGGCGGCCACCCGGCCGGTCAGCCGGGCGAACCGGGTCGCGCCCTCGGGGCCGCCGAGCGTGCTGGAGCTGTTCACCGAGCGGCTGGCGCAGCAGGCGCCCAACGACCTCATCCTGTTCGACGAGGCGTTGACCGCGGGCGAGCCGCTGGGCAGGCACCTGCCCGCGCGCGAGCCGGGCCGGTTCTTCCAGACCCGCGGCGGTTCGCTGGGCATCGGCATCCCCGGCGCGCTCGGCGCGAAGCTGGCCCGGCCGGACCAGCCGGTCATCGCCTTCACCGGCGACGGCGGCAGCATGTACACCATCCAGGCGCTGTGGACCGCCGCCCGGTACGGGATCGGCGCCAAGTTCGTCATCTGCAACAACGGGCGCTACCGGTTGCTGGACCACAACATCGACCAGTACTGGCGCGAGCAGGGCATCGAGGCGCACGAGCCGCCGAGCGCGTTCGACCTGAGCAAGCCCGCCATCGGGTTCACCCAGCTGGCCGCGTCGCTCGGCGTGCCGGGCCGGCGGGTGAGCAGGCTGCGCGAGGTGGACGGCGCGGTGGCCGAGATGCTGAGCCACGACGGGCCGTTCCTGATCGACCTGGTGATCGAGTGA